A single genomic interval of Polyangia bacterium harbors:
- a CDS encoding DUF6178 family protein — MTNEEADSPDNVIALSRYRAQLGRGKRLRRADLLLGGPDPERAIRALPGDELYYVVQELGLREAAEVLVHARAEQVQAVMDFSLWQRDELLPERMAEWVEVISEAPYEKIGEWIAGLDTELVALLLTQSCRIYDLSLEEPPSEGEGILYETPDRLFVLDVIGFPQHEPTPAAPGAEGEPPESARAMVRILEGLYRADQQLARRLLVGARSEMTSGLEEMAFRWRSGRMSDLGFADYYEALEVYRELDPASVRLGEIKPGTRLRPTNVGTTGGMRDGSGTGDDSLRAPAALIERLGSPSLFARTARRLTTPEEVADLHFALVALTNRVLAADRITPGDDEAVATTLGRLSATLDIAVEFLARGDEDRALEAIKTVSLVRLFRLGISLVGKVRKLALALKSKGPFAAAGRTLFEPDDAAVIEAVTRLRPLFPGVLEDPPKPNDRPFASMADIARATLAIQRAGAAQALLVGLGVRAASLLPDALEGTSGADAVAVDTAVLARTALVLGVLDSSPTIKLPISFRPLLPEEIRTFEKRVSASKGDEEDRMKASEVKRKAKALLDAASPKALGEAVTEVVRRWVDGLVPLEPVLVRQPPPRRRRR, encoded by the coding sequence ATGACCAACGAGGAAGCCGACTCGCCAGACAACGTCATCGCGCTGTCGCGTTACCGCGCCCAGCTGGGACGCGGCAAACGCTTGCGCCGCGCCGATCTGCTGCTGGGCGGACCCGATCCCGAACGGGCCATCCGCGCGCTGCCCGGTGACGAGCTTTACTACGTGGTGCAGGAGCTGGGTCTCCGCGAAGCCGCCGAGGTCTTGGTCCATGCCCGCGCCGAGCAGGTGCAGGCGGTAATGGATTTCAGCCTGTGGCAGCGCGACGAGCTTTTGCCGGAACGGATGGCCGAATGGGTCGAAGTGATATCCGAGGCTCCTTACGAAAAGATTGGCGAGTGGATCGCCGGCCTCGACACCGAACTGGTCGCCTTGCTGCTGACCCAATCGTGCCGAATCTACGATCTGTCGCTCGAGGAACCGCCCAGCGAGGGCGAAGGAATCCTGTATGAGACACCGGACCGTCTGTTCGTCCTGGACGTGATCGGCTTTCCTCAGCATGAACCGACGCCGGCGGCCCCCGGGGCCGAAGGTGAGCCGCCGGAATCGGCGCGGGCGATGGTCCGCATTCTCGAGGGTCTTTATCGCGCCGATCAACAACTGGCTCGCCGGCTGCTGGTGGGCGCGCGTTCCGAGATGACCTCCGGCCTGGAAGAGATGGCCTTCCGCTGGCGCTCGGGCCGCATGAGCGACCTTGGGTTCGCCGATTACTATGAAGCGCTGGAGGTGTACCGCGAGTTGGACCCGGCGTCGGTGCGTCTCGGCGAGATCAAACCCGGCACGCGCCTGCGCCCAACCAACGTCGGGACCACCGGTGGCATGCGCGACGGCAGCGGCACCGGCGACGATTCGCTGCGCGCGCCGGCAGCGTTGATCGAACGGCTGGGCTCGCCGTCACTGTTCGCCCGAACGGCGCGTCGCCTGACCACGCCGGAAGAGGTCGCCGATCTGCACTTCGCGCTGGTGGCGCTGACCAATCGCGTGCTGGCCGCCGATCGCATCACGCCTGGCGACGACGAAGCGGTGGCCACGACCCTGGGCCGGTTGTCGGCGACGCTGGACATCGCCGTAGAATTTTTGGCCCGCGGCGACGAAGACCGCGCCCTGGAAGCGATCAAGACCGTCTCGCTGGTGCGGCTGTTTCGTCTGGGCATCAGCCTGGTCGGCAAGGTACGCAAGCTGGCCCTGGCGCTGAAATCGAAAGGACCGTTCGCTGCCGCCGGCCGGACGCTGTTCGAGCCGGACGACGCCGCAGTCATCGAAGCGGTGACGCGCTTGCGGCCGCTGTTTCCCGGCGTGCTGGAGGATCCGCCCAAGCCCAACGACCGCCCGTTTGCTTCCATGGCCGACATCGCGCGCGCCACGCTGGCCATCCAACGCGCGGGTGCGGCGCAGGCGTTGTTGGTGGGGCTGGGTGTGCGGGCCGCCAGTCTCCTTCCCGATGCGTTGGAAGGAACCAGCGGCGCCGACGCGGTCGCCGTCGACACGGCGGTGCTGGCGCGCACCGCGCTGGTGCTGGGCGTGCTCGACTCCAGCCCGACGATCAAGCTGCCGATATCTTTTCGGCCTCTTCTGCCCGAAGAGATTCGTACATTCGAAAAGCGCGTGTCAGCATCGAAGGGCGACGAGGAGGATCGAATGAAGGCCAGCGAGGTAAAGCGAAAAGCGAAAGCACTCTTGGACGCAGCGTCGCCGAAGGCTCTGGGCGAGGCGGTGACCGAGGTGGTTCGCCGCTGGGTCGATGGCCTGGTCCCGCTCGAGCCGGTGCTGGTCCGCCAGCCGCCGCCGCGACGCCGTCGGCGCTGA
- the ftsH gene encoding ATP-dependent zinc metalloprotease FtsH codes for MRQGHKTFLVWIILIFAFVVVWQFLNSQRPEDHHLLFSQFVQDVDLHPEKFKPSSAIQIRKNQDSAEFRGQYANGENFVTIGIASEKLLDRLDKAKLNYEVAKENENGLWQQVFVTWLPMLILVVLFLFFMRQLQVGGGKAMSFGKSKAKLLSENQRKITFVDVAGVEEAKDEVEEIIAFLKDPKKFTRLGGRIPKGVLMMGPPGTGKTLLARAIAGEAGVPFFSISGSDFVEMFVGVGASRVRDLFEQGKKNAPCIIFIDEIDAVGRHRGAGLGGGHDEREQTLNQLLVEMDGFESNDGVILIAATNRPDVLDPALLRPGRFDRRIVVPRPDVKGRTGILKVHTKKTPLAGGVDLDVIARGTPGFSGADLENLVNEAALLAARADKDRLDMHDFEMAKDKVLMGPERRSMIISENDKRVTAFHEAGHALVGTMMKGSDPVHKVTIIPRGRALGLTQQLPAEDRLNLSLDGANDQIAVAMGGRVAEELIFNQLTTGASNDIQVATDLARKMVCDWGMSEKLGPLHFGKREGEVFLGRDFGDGGKDYSEQTAIEIDAEVRRIVTQNYERARKAVIENLDKLKALAETLLEFETVDGADIEVIFSGRRLDRKPPVPFSSSRTTEKPKASPSRPSIFAPPRPLPDPEKA; via the coding sequence GTGCGCCAAGGTCATAAGACATTCCTAGTCTGGATCATTCTCATCTTCGCATTCGTTGTCGTCTGGCAGTTCTTGAATAGCCAGCGTCCGGAAGATCATCACCTGCTGTTCTCGCAGTTCGTTCAGGACGTCGATCTGCATCCGGAGAAATTCAAGCCGAGCTCGGCGATCCAGATTCGGAAGAACCAGGACAGCGCTGAGTTCCGCGGGCAATACGCCAACGGCGAGAACTTCGTCACCATCGGCATCGCCAGCGAAAAGCTTCTGGATCGTCTGGACAAGGCGAAGCTCAACTACGAGGTGGCCAAAGAGAACGAGAACGGCTTGTGGCAACAGGTCTTTGTCACTTGGTTGCCGATGCTGATTTTGGTGGTCCTGTTTCTGTTCTTCATGCGCCAGCTGCAGGTAGGCGGCGGCAAAGCGATGAGTTTCGGTAAGTCGAAGGCCAAGCTGCTATCGGAAAACCAGCGCAAGATCACCTTCGTCGACGTGGCCGGCGTGGAAGAAGCCAAGGACGAGGTCGAGGAGATCATCGCCTTCCTCAAGGACCCGAAGAAGTTCACCCGCCTCGGTGGTCGCATCCCCAAAGGCGTTTTAATGATGGGCCCGCCGGGAACCGGCAAGACTTTGCTGGCTCGAGCCATCGCGGGTGAAGCGGGTGTGCCGTTCTTCTCGATCTCGGGGTCGGACTTCGTCGAGATGTTCGTGGGCGTGGGCGCCAGCCGCGTGCGCGACCTGTTCGAACAAGGCAAGAAGAACGCGCCCTGTATCATCTTCATCGACGAGATCGACGCCGTCGGCCGCCATCGTGGCGCAGGCTTGGGCGGCGGTCACGACGAGCGCGAGCAGACGCTGAACCAGTTGCTGGTCGAGATGGACGGCTTTGAATCGAACGACGGCGTCATCCTGATCGCCGCCACCAACCGCCCCGACGTGCTGGATCCGGCGCTCCTGCGCCCGGGCCGTTTCGATCGCCGCATCGTGGTCCCGCGTCCTGACGTCAAGGGACGTACCGGCATCCTGAAGGTCCACACCAAGAAGACTCCGCTCGCCGGCGGCGTTGACCTGGACGTCATCGCGCGTGGTACGCCGGGCTTCTCGGGCGCTGATCTTGAGAACCTGGTGAACGAGGCGGCCCTGCTGGCGGCGCGCGCCGACAAGGATCGCCTGGACATGCACGACTTCGAGATGGCCAAGGACAAGGTCCTGATGGGCCCCGAGCGCCGGTCGATGATCATCAGCGAGAATGACAAGCGCGTCACCGCCTTTCACGAGGCGGGGCACGCCCTGGTCGGAACGATGATGAAGGGTTCGGATCCGGTTCACAAAGTCACCATCATCCCGCGAGGCCGGGCTCTCGGTCTGACTCAGCAGTTGCCGGCCGAGGATCGCCTGAATTTGTCGCTGGACGGCGCCAATGATCAGATCGCCGTGGCGATGGGTGGCCGCGTGGCTGAAGAGTTGATCTTCAACCAGCTCACCACGGGCGCGTCGAACGACATCCAGGTGGCCACGGACCTGGCGCGCAAGATGGTCTGCGACTGGGGCATGTCGGAAAAGCTGGGGCCTTTGCACTTCGGCAAGCGAGAGGGCGAGGTCTTCCTGGGCCGCGACTTCGGTGACGGCGGCAAGGACTACAGCGAACAGACCGCCATCGAGATCGACGCCGAGGTGCGCCGCATCGTCACCCAGAACTACGAACGCGCCCGCAAGGCGGTGATCGAAAACCTGGACAAGCTGAAGGCGTTGGCCGAAACGCTGCTCGAGTTCGAGACCGTCGACGGCGCCGATATCGAGGTCATCTTCTCGGGCCGCCGCCTGGACCGAAAGCCACCGGTTCCGTTCTCGTCCAGCCGCACGACGGAGAAGCCGAAGGCATCGCCGTCGCGCCCCAGCATCTTCGCCCCGCCGCGTCCGCTGCCGGATCCCGAGAAGGCTTAA
- a CDS encoding PEGA domain-containing protein, which produces MAVLAALIGGSISPALAAPPAAPSPAAAAISVLGVEAIDVPDTVAQEVTEALRQKIAATPGLLLVAGKDLVEIKLIFACSDESSACMAQAGTTLGAAKLIFGNVRRVGADYMITLKNVDVTRAIVEGATSDSIPIKRAEPTVFQTRTARWLAKLTGRETTGSLAVRANVTGATITLDGVAVGLTDTLPVSVADVSPGHHQLAAEKQGYATTRQDFTVAAGQNLPLGMTLTPETLGVVAPPDAVVVRRTDDGGAASGGSASASLARVGFWTALVGAAASAALAVKFGTDVTSANRDLDPLRRYSCNQSPTGLCNKDGDAANPLTLAEKGTVASKTDDGNRAQVLQWVFVGLIPPFAVAGGYLLYKGYLDSESNGSSTSASRGLRIFPTASASAGGLMAEFDF; this is translated from the coding sequence ATGGCCGTCTTGGCCGCGCTGATCGGAGGGAGCATTTCCCCTGCGCTCGCCGCGCCCCCGGCTGCACCGTCGCCGGCGGCCGCGGCCATCTCGGTCCTAGGCGTGGAGGCGATCGACGTCCCCGACACCGTGGCGCAAGAAGTGACCGAGGCCTTGCGGCAGAAGATCGCCGCCACGCCCGGACTGTTGTTGGTCGCAGGCAAGGATCTGGTCGAGATCAAACTGATCTTCGCCTGCTCCGACGAATCGTCGGCGTGCATGGCCCAGGCAGGCACCACGCTGGGCGCCGCCAAGCTGATCTTCGGCAACGTCCGCCGCGTCGGCGCGGACTACATGATCACCTTGAAGAACGTCGACGTGACCCGGGCGATCGTCGAGGGCGCGACGTCCGACTCGATTCCTATCAAGCGCGCCGAACCAACCGTGTTTCAAACCCGCACCGCGCGCTGGCTGGCCAAGCTGACCGGCCGGGAGACCACGGGCAGCCTGGCCGTGCGCGCCAATGTCACCGGTGCGACCATCACGCTGGATGGCGTGGCGGTGGGGCTCACCGACACGTTGCCGGTCTCGGTTGCCGATGTTTCGCCCGGGCATCATCAACTCGCCGCCGAAAAACAGGGCTATGCGACAACGCGCCAGGATTTCACCGTGGCGGCCGGACAGAACCTGCCGCTGGGAATGACGCTGACACCAGAAACCCTGGGCGTGGTGGCGCCACCCGACGCGGTGGTGGTGCGGCGGACCGACGACGGTGGCGCGGCGAGCGGTGGCAGCGCCTCGGCCAGTCTAGCGCGGGTTGGATTCTGGACGGCGTTGGTCGGCGCGGCGGCCTCGGCGGCGCTGGCGGTGAAATTCGGGACCGACGTCACCAGCGCGAACCGCGATCTGGATCCGCTGCGCCGTTACAGCTGCAACCAGTCGCCCACCGGCCTTTGCAACAAGGATGGCGACGCGGCCAATCCGCTGACACTGGCCGAAAAAGGGACGGTGGCCAGCAAGACCGACGATGGCAACCGCGCCCAGGTGTTGCAGTGGGTGTTTGTCGGGTTGATTCCTCCCTTCGCCGTCGCCGGGGGATATCTGCTGTACAAAGGCTACCTGGACAGCGAGAGCAATGGCTCCTCGACCAGCGCCTCGCGGGGCCTCAGAATATTTCCCACCGCCAGCGCGTCAGCCGGAGGGCTGATGGCGGAGTTCGACTTCTAG
- the tilS gene encoding tRNA lysidine(34) synthetase TilS — translation MLSSVWKTIRREQLFAAGDRVVVAVSGGPDSMALLAVLWELAPRLLLRLEVANVDHGLRPEAAAEAALVAERASALELPFHRLAVDVLGARAGGRPRGSLQSVARTLRLQALEDLAGRLGGARVALGHHADDQAETILFRILRGTGVRGLRGIPYQRGVFIRPLLDVRRTAIEAYIKRRCLPVVHDPSNMDSRFTRARLRHQLLPLLRQENPRVIEALLALGADARLAPIASVDPIGHVGRAATAIAELRGRGGTAVVDVAGGQIMVAYGETTRLPGAAILQSAPHHLHPVRPVSIRKPGMYWLAGSIGVEIKERSSADPAVSDAFSAFDADAVPAPLLLRPRLPGDRMRPRGGRGSRKLSDLLIDAKIARPARAELPVLAAADGTVLFVPGLRPSEVGRPTEHTRRLVHVRGLSRQERSSV, via the coding sequence ATGTTGTCGTCGGTGTGGAAGACGATTCGCCGCGAACAGCTGTTCGCGGCGGGTGATCGTGTGGTGGTGGCGGTTTCGGGGGGACCCGATTCGATGGCCCTGCTGGCGGTGCTATGGGAACTGGCGCCGCGGTTGTTGCTGCGGCTTGAGGTCGCCAACGTCGACCACGGTTTGCGCCCCGAAGCCGCCGCCGAGGCAGCGCTGGTCGCCGAGCGAGCATCGGCGCTGGAATTGCCGTTCCATCGCCTAGCCGTCGATGTGCTGGGCGCTCGCGCCGGTGGCCGGCCGCGCGGGTCGTTGCAATCGGTGGCGCGCACCCTGCGCTTGCAGGCTCTGGAAGATCTGGCCGGCCGCTTGGGTGGGGCGCGCGTGGCACTGGGCCATCACGCCGACGATCAGGCGGAGACGATCCTGTTTCGGATCTTGCGCGGCACCGGGGTGCGCGGACTGCGCGGCATTCCCTACCAGCGCGGCGTCTTCATCCGACCGCTCTTGGATGTTCGCCGGACAGCGATCGAGGCGTATATCAAACGGCGCTGTCTGCCGGTGGTGCACGATCCATCGAATATGGACTCCCGATTTACGCGGGCGCGGCTGCGGCATCAACTTTTGCCGCTGCTGCGCCAGGAGAATCCGCGCGTGATCGAGGCGTTGCTGGCGCTCGGGGCCGATGCTCGGCTGGCCCCGATTGCCAGCGTGGACCCCATCGGCCACGTCGGCCGCGCGGCCACCGCGATCGCCGAGCTGCGGGGGCGCGGCGGCACGGCCGTCGTCGACGTGGCCGGGGGACAGATCATGGTTGCTTACGGTGAGACCACCCGACTTCCCGGCGCGGCTATTTTGCAATCGGCGCCTCATCACTTGCATCCCGTACGACCGGTGAGCATTCGAAAACCAGGCATGTATTGGTTGGCTGGTTCGATTGGCGTCGAGATCAAGGAACGGTCATCCGCCGATCCGGCCGTGTCGGACGCGTTCAGCGCCTTCGACGCGGATGCGGTTCCGGCGCCGTTGCTGCTGCGGCCGCGGCTTCCGGGCGATCGAATGCGGCCGCGCGGCGGACGTGGCAGCCGCAAGCTTTCCGATCTGTTGATCGACGCCAAGATCGCGCGGCCGGCGCGAGCCGAGCTGCCGGTGCTGGCCGCCGCCGACGGGACGGTCCTGTTTGTGCCGGGCCTGCGCCCGTCGGAGGTGGGACGCCCAACCGAACACACCCGCCGTTTGGTCCACGTGCGTGGATTGTCGCGGCAAGAGAGAAGCAGTGTTTGA
- a CDS encoding ATP-binding protein: protein MRLGVSGKVLLAFAVLLLAFGANATFTVVTIHRARQGVVANEAYLDLQGSVDAAWKSLNDFAASLGRNLRLDPNLALAFRMARKNLDDAVGAIDRYLEKEPTSFRRPDFEAKRSQLLVLKQQADALAGQLGAAEVASDPKARPDFESHFATLTHSLNRMRRPLHGENGQIAQRLSDDEETALQVALGLGLAGLFLALVSFLFIFRTLRPLRVLRARVREVAKGDYARRTGVVSHDEIGDLAREFDSMAGALQEREQQLIRSERLATVGRMAAQITHEVRNPLASIGLYAELLGDEIGGSSDGESRRLLSSISSEVDRLTEITETYLRFARLPRAKLEREDLGAIVTSVLEFARAELTQAGITLTIEVGDALPEILADESQLRQALLNLVRNAREALEMPRQGEGGGRLRVALDARAAGVDGAPSSGVRLQVEDNGAGIPGENIEKIFDPFFSTKAKGTGLGLALVQQIVLEHCATINVSSEIGRGTTFVIVFPLIPATVAAPAARAGSEALAADADAAKGTAETRTAGLGPWVKQSP, encoded by the coding sequence ATGCGTCTTGGCGTGTCGGGAAAGGTGCTGCTCGCCTTCGCCGTTTTGTTGCTGGCGTTCGGCGCCAACGCCACCTTCACCGTCGTCACCATTCACCGCGCCCGCCAAGGCGTGGTCGCCAACGAGGCCTACCTGGATCTGCAAGGGTCGGTCGACGCGGCCTGGAAATCGTTGAACGACTTTGCCGCATCGCTGGGTCGCAATCTGCGCCTCGATCCCAACCTGGCCCTGGCCTTTCGCATGGCTCGCAAAAACCTGGACGATGCGGTGGGCGCGATCGATCGCTATTTGGAGAAAGAACCGACGTCGTTTCGGCGGCCGGACTTTGAAGCCAAGCGCAGCCAGTTGCTGGTGCTCAAGCAGCAAGCCGACGCGCTGGCCGGGCAGCTCGGCGCCGCCGAGGTGGCGTCCGATCCGAAGGCGCGCCCCGACTTCGAAAGTCACTTCGCCACCCTGACCCACAGCCTGAACCGCATGCGGCGCCCGCTGCACGGCGAGAACGGGCAGATCGCCCAGCGCCTGAGCGACGACGAGGAGACCGCGCTTCAAGTGGCGCTAGGCCTGGGCCTGGCCGGGTTGTTTCTGGCGCTGGTTTCGTTCTTGTTCATCTTCCGAACTTTGCGGCCGCTGCGGGTTTTGCGCGCCCGGGTGCGCGAAGTGGCCAAGGGCGATTACGCCCGCCGCACCGGCGTGGTGTCGCACGACGAGATCGGCGATCTGGCGCGCGAGTTCGATTCGATGGCCGGCGCCCTGCAAGAGCGCGAGCAGCAGCTGATCCGTTCCGAGCGACTGGCCACCGTCGGGCGCATGGCCGCGCAGATCACCCACGAGGTGCGCAACCCGCTGGCGTCGATCGGCCTTTACGCCGAGCTCTTGGGTGACGAGATCGGCGGCAGCAGCGACGGTGAATCGCGGCGCTTGTTGTCGTCGATCAGCAGCGAGGTCGATCGCCTGACCGAGATCACCGAGACCTACTTGCGCTTTGCCCGCTTACCGCGCGCCAAGCTGGAACGCGAAGATCTGGGCGCCATCGTCACGTCGGTGCTCGAGTTCGCCCGGGCCGAGCTGACCCAGGCCGGTATCACCTTGACGATCGAAGTCGGCGACGCCTTGCCAGAGATCCTGGCCGACGAGAGCCAGCTGCGACAGGCGCTGCTGAACCTGGTGCGCAACGCGCGCGAGGCGCTGGAAATGCCCAGGCAGGGTGAGGGCGGCGGTCGCTTGCGGGTGGCGCTGGACGCGCGCGCCGCCGGCGTCGACGGTGCGCCGTCATCGGGCGTGCGCTTGCAAGTGGAAGACAACGGCGCCGGGATCCCGGGCGAGAACATCGAGAAGATCTTCGATCCGTTCTTCTCGACCAAGGCCAAGGGCACCGGCCTCGGCTTGGCGCTGGTGCAGCAGATCGTTCTCGAGCACTGTGCCACCATCAACGTCAGCAGCGAGATAGGGCGCGGCACGACGTTCGTCATCGTGTTCCCGTTGATCCCGGCGACGGTCGCGGCGCCGGCCGCACGCGCCGGCAGCGAGGCGTTGGCGGCGGACGCAGACGCGGCGAAGGGGACCGCGGAGACGCGCACCGCCGGTCTTGGGCCCTGGGTCAAGCAGTCGCCGTAG
- a CDS encoding serine/threonine-protein kinase, with translation MITLINQTVGNYKVIKLLGEGGMGAVYLAEHPVIGRKVAIKVLHISLARDPEIVGRFFNEARAIHTIGHPNIVEIMDFGQTTDGQPYFIMEYLSGESMNERMSRGPISPTETVQIADQICRALTAAHNKGIIHRDLKPHNVLISTDMDGKSIIKLLDFGVAKILGATDTGGQSVKTRTGSLMGTPLYMSPEQCRGSGTLDHRTDIYSLGVMIYEMLAGRPPFMAEGVGELFAKHMLEAPPPLIDFAPETPPALAAAVMKSLAKNLEQRFSTMEEFRVALVNGAAGNKIPTIMRTAAVRPTSSTVPPPAAQSTTLSSASSEIEDDLKPPRGRSGLAVGAVALVAAGVLAVVFLKRPSSNDEPTTKATTAAPTPAAPPVPVTPPPAPATVTLRMEATPSGVHVFNDEKDLGEVPVEVKVPKGTSKIEYVFRLDGYKAKALTIEHNGDRTLHAALEKEAPAIIPTPPPTATSEETHAPKKSPARHITARRPRSASPDEDGLATPNF, from the coding sequence TTGATTACCCTGATTAATCAGACTGTCGGTAATTACAAGGTCATCAAGCTTCTCGGCGAAGGGGGTATGGGCGCCGTCTACTTGGCGGAACACCCGGTGATTGGCCGCAAGGTGGCCATCAAGGTGCTGCACATTTCTCTGGCCCGCGACCCTGAAATCGTCGGCCGTTTCTTCAACGAAGCGCGGGCGATCCACACCATCGGACACCCGAACATCGTCGAGATAATGGATTTTGGGCAGACGACCGACGGACAGCCCTACTTCATCATGGAGTACCTGTCCGGCGAGTCGATGAACGAGCGCATGAGTCGGGGGCCCATCTCGCCGACCGAGACCGTGCAAATCGCCGACCAGATCTGCCGCGCGCTGACCGCCGCCCACAACAAAGGGATCATTCATCGCGATCTCAAGCCGCACAACGTGCTGATCTCGACGGACATGGACGGCAAGTCGATCATCAAGCTGCTGGACTTCGGCGTGGCGAAGATTCTCGGCGCCACCGACACCGGCGGTCAGTCGGTAAAGACGCGCACCGGATCTCTGATGGGCACGCCGCTCTACATGTCGCCCGAGCAATGTCGGGGCAGCGGAACGCTGGACCACCGGACGGATATTTATTCACTGGGCGTGATGATCTACGAGATGCTGGCCGGGCGCCCGCCTTTCATGGCCGAAGGCGTGGGCGAGCTCTTCGCCAAACACATGCTGGAAGCCCCACCCCCGTTGATCGACTTCGCGCCGGAGACCCCGCCGGCCCTGGCCGCGGCGGTGATGAAGTCGCTGGCCAAGAATCTGGAACAGCGTTTTTCCACGATGGAAGAGTTCCGGGTGGCCCTCGTCAATGGTGCCGCGGGCAACAAGATCCCGACCATCATGCGAACCGCGGCCGTGCGCCCCACCAGCTCGACCGTGCCGCCGCCCGCCGCTCAGTCCACCACGCTGTCATCGGCGTCATCTGAGATCGAAGACGATCTGAAACCGCCTCGCGGCCGTTCGGGCCTGGCGGTGGGCGCGGTGGCATTGGTCGCCGCCGGCGTGCTGGCGGTGGTCTTTCTGAAGCGACCCTCGTCCAATGATGAGCCGACGACCAAGGCCACCACCGCCGCGCCAACGCCAGCTGCGCCTCCGGTGCCGGTCACGCCTCCCCCCGCGCCGGCCACAGTGACCCTCCGCATGGAAGCGACGCCGTCAGGCGTGCACGTCTTCAACGATGAAAAAGATCTGGGCGAGGTGCCCGTCGAAGTGAAGGTGCCCAAAGGCACCAGCAAGATTGAATACGTCTTCAGGCTGGACGGCTATAAAGCCAAGGCGCTGACCATCGAACACAACGGCGACCGCACCCTGCACGCCGCCCTGGAAAAAGAAGCACCCGCCATCATTCCGACGCCACCGCCAACCGCGACTTCCGAGGAAACGCACGCGCCGAAAAAGTCACCGGCGCGCCACATCACCGCCCGTCGCCCCCGCTCTGCCAGCCCCGACGAAGACGGCCTGGCCACGCCGAATTTCTAG